Part of the Candidatus Brocadia sinica JPN1 genome, TTTTCGTGACTGATACCGTCAATTTCGATTGCTAACATCAATTCATTACAGAAAAAATCCACAATATAATTATCTATCGGCTTCTGACGGTCAAAGTCATACCCGCACATCTTTTTCTTCTTTAAATACCTCCATAACAATGCCTCAGATAAAGTGCTGCTTTTTCTTAATCGTCTTGCCACTTCCTTCAATTTAGGGTTATAGGGTATGATGATCTTCCGTTTCATTTGAATAATTTTCTTTGTTTCACATTTTTTCCTGTGGAATTATCTTTGTTGGGCTTTTTATCTCTACCCGATTTACCCACCCCTAAATCCCCTCCCGAGAGGGGACTTTCATGCTCTCCTCTTGAGAGGTGGTTGGGCGTGTGTTTATTCCCCTCTTGAGATATTCCCATCTTATTCCCCTCCTTGGAGGGATTCTTCAAATTCCCATCCTGGGAGGTCTCTTTCTTTATATTCCCCTCTTGGGAGGGGTCAGGGGTGGGTTCAGGCAAATTGATGATATTTAGGCTATAATCCTCTTTTCCAAATTCACACCTGCCAAGCAACATCTTGGGAATCTTTTTTATGGTAATAGCAGCGTAACGATTTTCGCAGGCTTTCTGAAAAGATTTACAACAAATCAGCAGGCTTTCGTCCGGTTTCATTTCTTCGTGAATCTTATCCAGAGACTGTACCGTAACAAACTGTGTAGTAATAAAAATATAATCCTTTTCCGTAGAACGACCCTGTTTCCAGTAAATATGCTCGTCCGGGCAGTATCTAAAGCCTTCGTGTTTTGCCATCGCTGCGGCAAGCATATCGGCATTATAACGTTCGTCAATAATCCAGTTATCATGTTTATCCTTTTTCAGTAAACTCGGGGCTAAATAGTAATATTTGAAACCACCGCCGCCCTGCCAACCCACCCCTTTCTCCCCTCCCAGGAGGGGACTTTTTTTATTCCCCTCTTGGGAGGGGCTGGGGGTGGGTTCATTCCCCTCTTGAGAGGGGTAAGGGGTGTGTACAATTCTTGATATGCCGCCCTGATCCGTTCCGTCAACAACCTTTTTCAACCGCGGCAGACAATGGGTATGGCAATGTTCGCCAAGTTCAATACTTATCCACCTGCGCCCCATCTTATGAGCAACAGCGACAGTCGTGCCTGAACCTAAGAAGGAGTCCAAAACCCAATCGCCGGGGTTCGTAGCTAAGGTTAGAATGCGCTGGATTAAGCGTTCAGGCTTTGGCGTTGCAAAAACATCATCGTCATTAAATACCTTTACTTCACGCTTCGCTTCCTGATTATCTCCGACCTCTGTTCTGTACCAAATTGTTTTTGATACAATCCCTTTTTGAACCTCTGATAAAAATCGTTTAAATCTTGGTTTATTATTTCCTGATGCACCAAACCAAATTCTTTTATCTGCAATAAGTTCTTCCATCTTTTCTTTACCATAAACCCAATGACGATTATTACCTGGCGAAAACACTTTGCCTGTCGGACCTACAATTTCGTATACGCCATATTCAAAAGGTTCTTGAGCGGTTAAATCAGACGATGTCCATGACCCTCTTGGGTCATTGTCTGGATTAGAATAACGGAAATCCATATCCTCAGTTCTTGGCAATAAATTAGGCCTCCAAATGTCTTTATTCTTGGCATAGACCAAAATATGATCGTGACTGTCAGAAAGCCATTTCGCGTCATTTTGCGGTGAAAACTTCTTTTCCCAAACGACATTGCTCACAAAATTCCTTCTTCCAAAAATCTCATCACAAAGCACTTTCAGATAATGACATTCATCATTGTCAATTGTTATCCATAGTGTTCCGTCATCACGTAACAGCCTGTGCAGTATTTCAATTCTTGGCTTCATCAGACTCAGCCAGATGGAATGTTCCAGCCCGTCATCGTAATGTTCAAAGGCATTGCCGGTATTATAAGGCGGGTCAATGCATGCGCACTTTATCTGTCCTGCAAAGTCCTGCTCAAGGGCTTTCAGGGCAAGCAGGTTATCACCATAGATAAGCATATTACCCACCCCTGAATCCCCTCCCAGGAGGGGACTTTTATACTCCCCTCTCGAGAGGGGGTTGGGGGTGTGTCCATACGACTTTTCAGGATCTTCAATCAATATACACGGCTCTAGCTTTGGCTGATTATCCTTGTCTATCCACGTGAGTTCAAGTTTTTGGTTTTTGTTCATGTTTTTTACAGTTCAGCCTTTTATTATTCCTGCAGGATAATAAGATTTTTTGTAAGTTATTGTTAATATTAAAATTATAACGATGGAGACTTCTTATTATCCGAGAGCCAGGATAATAAACTAATAAATTTTCTCTCTGCCGCAGAACCAGCTTTTCGATAGCATGCATTTTTCTTACCTTTACTCATATCCACTTCAAGCATTTCCATGTCAACCCACTTCTTAAGCATTTTTGAAGCTTTCAGCGTGTCAACAGAAGCAATCCTGCACAATTGTCCGTTTGTAATAAATCCATTGCGGTCAATCCAGTTGCTGACCTGCTCCCATATTGGAGGTCGTTCTTCGTTGAGCA contains:
- a CDS encoding endonuclease domain-containing protein; the protein is MKRKIIIPYNPKLKEVARRLRKSSTLSEALLWRYLKKKKMCGYDFDRQKPIDNYIVDFFCNELMLAIEIDGISHENKSEEDRIRQSKLESLGIRFLRFYDSDIKKNMQGVLWVIENWIKEHATLPTPNPSQEGNFKRHSPITKEE
- a CDS encoding site-specific DNA-methyltransferase, coding for MNKNQKLELTWIDKDNQPKLEPCILIEDPEKSYGHTPNPLSRGEYKSPLLGGDSGVGNMLIYGDNLLALKALEQDFAGQIKCACIDPPYNTGNAFEHYDDGLEHSIWLSLMKPRIEILHRLLRDDGTLWITIDNDECHYLKVLCDEIFGRRNFVSNVVWEKKFSPQNDAKWLSDSHDHILVYAKNKDIWRPNLLPRTEDMDFRYSNPDNDPRGSWTSSDLTAQEPFEYGVYEIVGPTGKVFSPGNNRHWVYGKEKMEELIADKRIWFGASGNNKPRFKRFLSEVQKGIVSKTIWYRTEVGDNQEAKREVKVFNDDDVFATPKPERLIQRILTLATNPGDWVLDSFLGSGTTVAVAHKMGRRWISIELGEHCHTHCLPRLKKVVDGTDQGGISRIVHTPYPSQEGNEPTPSPSQEGNKKSPLLGGEKGVGWQGGGGFKYYYLAPSLLKKDKHDNWIIDERYNADMLAAAMAKHEGFRYCPDEHIYWKQGRSTEKDYIFITTQFVTVQSLDKIHEEMKPDESLLICCKSFQKACENRYAAITIKKIPKMLLGRCEFGKEDYSLNIINLPEPTPDPSQEGNIKKETSQDGNLKNPSKEGNKMGISQEGNKHTPNHLSRGEHESPLSGGDLGVGKSGRDKKPNKDNSTGKNVKQRKLFK